A stretch of Haloprofundus halophilus DNA encodes these proteins:
- a CDS encoding DUF6653 family protein, with translation MTDPASVDSSNVDQRSLRARLENWFWRRHSNPWSAGTRFAITPVLMYAIYRRKWRLLAAVVAFTVVNPVLFGEPKRTDNWFSEVVLAEEAWLSDGKGTMDFGYPNVLNVVNAVSGTVALVSAIRRKPVGTVVGTAGILVFKTWWVEAIRRRTGVGER, from the coding sequence ATGACCGACCCCGCCTCGGTCGACTCGTCGAACGTCGACCAGCGCTCGCTACGTGCGCGACTCGAAAACTGGTTCTGGCGCAGACACTCGAATCCGTGGAGCGCGGGGACGCGCTTCGCCATCACGCCCGTGTTGATGTACGCCATCTACCGCCGAAAGTGGCGGCTGCTCGCCGCGGTCGTCGCGTTCACCGTCGTCAACCCGGTGCTGTTCGGCGAACCGAAGCGCACCGACAACTGGTTCAGCGAGGTCGTCCTCGCCGAAGAAGCGTGGCTGAGCGACGGAAAGGGTACGATGGATTTCGGCTATCCGAACGTGCTCAACGTAGTGAACGCGGTCTCTGGAACCGTGGCGCTCGTCTCGGCGATTCGGCGAAAGCCCGTCGGCACCGTCGTCGGCACCGCCGGGATTCTCGTCTTCAAGACGTGGTGGGTCGAAGCGATTCGGCGGCGGACGGGCGTCGGAGAGCGGTAA